A single region of the Brassica rapa cultivar Chiifu-401-42 chromosome A03, CAAS_Brap_v3.01, whole genome shotgun sequence genome encodes:
- the LOC103858069 gene encoding hydroxyacylglutathione hydrolase 1, mitochondrial isoform X1: protein MISKASSSTSTNSSIPSSSRIGGQLCVWPGLRHLCLRKSLLYGVMWLFSMPLKTLRGARKTLKVTHFCSISNMPSSLKIELVPCSKDSYAYLLHDEDTGTVGVVDPSEAAPVIDALSRKNWNLTYILNTHHHDDHIGGNAELKARYGAKVIGSAVDKDRIPGIDILLKDSDKWMFAGHEVRVIDTPGHTQGHISFYFPGSATIFTGDLIHSLSCGTLSEGTPEQMLSSLQKIVSLPDDTNIYCGRENTAGNIKFALSIEPKNETLHSYATRVAHLRSQGLPSIPTTVKVEKACNPFLRTSSKEIRRSLSIPDSANEAEALRCIHRARDRF from the exons ATGATCTCCAAAGCTTCTTCATCTACCTCCACCAATTCGTCGATTCCTTCTTCTTCTAGG attggaggtcagctttgtgTGTGGCCTGGTTTGAGACATCTTTGCCTCAGGAAAAGCTTGTTATACGGAGTTATGTGGTTATTCTCCATGCCCCTCAAAACTCTTCGTGGAGCTAGAAAAACTCTTAAAGTTACTCACTTTTGTAGCATCTCCAACATGCCCTCTTCCTTAAAAATCGAACTG GTGCCTTGTAGTAAGGACAGCTATGCGTATCTTTTGCACGATGAAGACACTGGGACGGTTGGAGTTGTTGATCCTTCTGAGGCTGCGCCTGTTATTGATGCCTTGAGCAGGAAGAATTGGAACTTAACTTATATATTGAATACTCATCATCATGACGATCACATAGGGGGGAATGCTGAGCTGAAAGCTAGGTATGGCGCAAAG GTGATTGGCTCAGCTGTGGATAAGGATCGGATTCCTGGAATTGACATACTTCTCAAGGATAGTGATAAGTGGATGTTTGCTGGGCATGAGGTTCGGGTAATTGACACTCCTGGTCACACACAAG GCCATATTAGCTTTTACTTTCCCGGGTCAGCCACAATATTCACAGGAGACCTGATACATAGCTTATCTTGTGGTACCCTCTCAGAAGGAACCCCCGAGCAG ATGCTTTCATCACTCCAAAAGATCGTGTCTTTACCAGatgatacaaatatatattgcGGTCGCGAAAACACAGCA GGCAATATCAAGTTTGCACTATCTATAGAACCAAAGAATGAAACTCTTCACTCTTATGCAACCCGAGTCGCCCATCTTCGCAGCCAGGGACTCCCTTCG ATTCCAACGACTGTTAAGGTAGAGAAAGCGTGTAACCCGTTTCTCAGAACATCCAGCAAAGAAATCCGTAGATCTTTAAGCATTCCAGACTCGGCAAACGAAGCCGAAGCACTGCGTTGTATTCACAGAGCCAGAGATCGTTTCTAA
- the LOC103858069 gene encoding hydroxyacylglutathione hydrolase 1, mitochondrial isoform X2, with the protein MWLFSMPLKTLRGARKTLKVTHFCSISNMPSSLKIELVPCSKDSYAYLLHDEDTGTVGVVDPSEAAPVIDALSRKNWNLTYILNTHHHDDHIGGNAELKARYGAKVIGSAVDKDRIPGIDILLKDSDKWMFAGHEVRVIDTPGHTQGHISFYFPGSATIFTGDLIHSLSCGTLSEGTPEQMLSSLQKIVSLPDDTNIYCGRENTAGNIKFALSIEPKNETLHSYATRVAHLRSQGLPSIPTTVKVEKACNPFLRTSSKEIRRSLSIPDSANEAEALRCIHRARDRF; encoded by the exons ATGTGGTTATTCTCCATGCCCCTCAAAACTCTTCGTGGAGCTAGAAAAACTCTTAAAGTTACTCACTTTTGTAGCATCTCCAACATGCCCTCTTCCTTAAAAATCGAACTG GTGCCTTGTAGTAAGGACAGCTATGCGTATCTTTTGCACGATGAAGACACTGGGACGGTTGGAGTTGTTGATCCTTCTGAGGCTGCGCCTGTTATTGATGCCTTGAGCAGGAAGAATTGGAACTTAACTTATATATTGAATACTCATCATCATGACGATCACATAGGGGGGAATGCTGAGCTGAAAGCTAGGTATGGCGCAAAG GTGATTGGCTCAGCTGTGGATAAGGATCGGATTCCTGGAATTGACATACTTCTCAAGGATAGTGATAAGTGGATGTTTGCTGGGCATGAGGTTCGGGTAATTGACACTCCTGGTCACACACAAG GCCATATTAGCTTTTACTTTCCCGGGTCAGCCACAATATTCACAGGAGACCTGATACATAGCTTATCTTGTGGTACCCTCTCAGAAGGAACCCCCGAGCAG ATGCTTTCATCACTCCAAAAGATCGTGTCTTTACCAGatgatacaaatatatattgcGGTCGCGAAAACACAGCA GGCAATATCAAGTTTGCACTATCTATAGAACCAAAGAATGAAACTCTTCACTCTTATGCAACCCGAGTCGCCCATCTTCGCAGCCAGGGACTCCCTTCG ATTCCAACGACTGTTAAGGTAGAGAAAGCGTGTAACCCGTTTCTCAGAACATCCAGCAAAGAAATCCGTAGATCTTTAAGCATTCCAGACTCGGCAAACGAAGCCGAAGCACTGCGTTGTATTCACAGAGCCAGAGATCGTTTCTAA
- the LOC103858070 gene encoding 60S ribosomal protein L38 produces MPKQIHEIKDFLLTARRKDARSVKIKRSKDIVKFKVRCSKYLYTLCVFDQEKADKLKQSLPPGLSVQDL; encoded by the exons ATG CCTAAGCAAATCCATGAGATCAAGGACTTCCTTCTTACAGCAAGAAGGAAAGATGCTCGGTCTGTGAAGATCAAGAGAAGCAAGGACATTGTCAAGTTCAAGGTCAGATGCTCTAAGTACCTCTACACGCTCTGCGTGTTTGATCAAGAGAAAGCCGACAAGCTTAAGCAGTCTCTTCCTCCag GTTTGAGTGTGCAAGACCTTTGA